A portion of the Candidatus Omnitrophota bacterium genome contains these proteins:
- a CDS encoding response regulator, which translates to MEKNQLILLVEDEECVLAVMKSMLRHLKCDYIEAKTGHEALRQIYEREDDISLIILDYKLPGMDGIQCLQHIRRVSKKPVIMTSGESIPQEVTKHIGAQGFLAKPFSIGNMEDELIRLLHKKEKDSKPL; encoded by the coding sequence ATGGAAAAAAACCAACTTATTCTTTTAGTTGAAGACGAAGAATGCGTTTTAGCCGTTATGAAATCCATGCTTCGTCATTTGAAATGCGATTATATCGAGGCCAAAACCGGGCATGAAGCGTTGCGTCAGATTTACGAACGGGAAGACGATATATCTCTCATCATTCTGGATTACAAACTTCCCGGAATGGATGGCATTCAATGCCTGCAACACATTCGGCGAGTATCGAAGAAGCCCGTTATTATGACGAGCGGCGAGAGCATCCCCCAAGAAGTAACAAAACATATTGGAGCGCAAGGATTTCTGGCGAAACCATTTTCCATCGGAAATATGGAAGACGAACTCATACGCCTCCTTCATAAAAAAGAGAAAGATTCGAAGCCGTTATGA